In the genome of Aequorivita sp. H23M31, the window GCGTTGCTTATGTAAAAGGACTTTTCAAAGAATTCAATGTTGAAAATTTAGAAGAATATTTTGAAGAAGTCGAAAGTATAAAAGAATGGAGAGGAGAATTTACAATAGGAAACCCCTATTATTTCGGAGATGAATTAGAAGAAAGTTTTAAAATAGAATACTTGTCTGAAAATTTATTGAATATCGGTATTTCCAACCAAATACTACCTTATGGAGGACAATATCAGTTCTTTTTTGAAAGTATCTGTTACGATTTAAGAACAGGAAATAAATTAGACTTTGGTGATTTCTTTTCTGTCTCAAAAGAGGCTTTAAATCAAAGTTTACAAGAAAGTGGTTATTGGTTTGAATGGAACAACGAAACTCAAAAAACAGATAAAAAACCTTTTGGACTTTATCACGAGGAATATATAATAGATGATTTTGTCTTTGGTAAGGAAGCTTGTAATCATTTTTATTTTAACAAATTAGGAAATGAAATTTATCTGATGATAAAATTGAAGTGTGTGGGGAAATATCTAATGGATTATGGAATCTCATTAGAAAAACTAAAACCACACATCGAGTATTTTGAATTTAAAAACCTGTTTCAATTATGGGGTAAAACTGCCAATTCCCTGATTGGCCAGGATTATTCTAAAATTGGAAACGAAATTGTATTTGAAGATTATTCCATAAAACACATTGGAGGTTATTTATTACCAAAAGACAGTTTTGATACCGATTTTGGAATTGCAGAATATTGGTCTGCCGAAAAACGATTTTTGTTGTTCTACAAAATCAATGATTCGAAAAAGACCATAACCGATATTTTGGAAATTGATAAAAAAGAATTGAAAAACAGAAAACTAACGGAATATTGCAGTACAAAAAATGGTTTTGATTCCGAGATAATAGCTATTGTAAAAGATTCTGATACTGAATTTCACTCCAAAATAATCAAAGCGTGGAAAACTAACCGAAAAAGCGGAAAATTTGAAAAAGTAAGTAACCGAAAAATAACAAAGTGCGGAAATGAAAACTACGGAATATAGAAACCCGAAAAAAGCACTGGCTATAACACTGTATAAGCGTAATGCGGGATTTATAGCTAAATTGAACAATTCGTCACGTAAGAAAATTTTGGATAAAATGAAAATATCATCTTCGAAAACCCGCACTACGCTTATACTTGAACGTTGTGGACCAGTTAAAAGAATAAAATTTTATCTAATAATTCTCAGGCTTATTTGCGAAAATGAAAACACGGTTTTTAGGCTCAGGAATCTCAAAATGCCATTTTAAGTAAGTGTTTATTTACCAAGGATAGTTGAATGATTCTCTGGATGAAGATTTTTTTGGCAGGTGTTTGTTTTCAAAATAAGAGCTGGGCATTTTGAGATTCCGACTATCGCAGTTTCTTATTTGGTTAAGATAGTAGATGACTCAAGTGGATGAAGATTTTTTTGGTAGGTGTTTATTTACGAATAATTAAAAACCGTGTTTTCGGCAAACTCAAAAGTTAAGTACTGATCAGCAAAGGCCTGCACCAAGGGAAACCGGCCCACAACAATGGCTATAAGCAATGCGGGGTTCGTGTTTAATCCAAAATCAGGTGTATATTTACGAAGTCGCCAAAACTCTGTTTTGGCGTAAAAAAATGAAATTTAAGTAAAAACAGAGTTTTGGCTTAGTGCTGATTCGAAAATTTTTTCACTTTTGGCCCGCACTGCTCATAGCCCAAACGTTGGGCAATATTGAGAAAGAGAAAATTGTAGTCGGAAAACAGCGGAAAAGGGGTCCGATTTTTTTTTGGAAAATGGTGTTTTAAAGGAAAAAACCAAAATGTTTCTCGAACTAAATTGCGGAACGGAAAAAAAAGAAGTTTTCGGAACTTTTGCCATTGGACAGGATTTCGAGAAAAGCCATTCAACTCAAGGAAAGTTCGTGAAAGAAAGAAAAAAATCCAGCGGACTTTTAGCAACGGATTCTGAATTTGTTTGGAGGAAAATCAGCCATCAGAATAGATAAACGACTAAAGCCAGTTTAATTTTGCGATGGCTATTGAAAGATTAAAAAAAAGAAAAAAAAGAAGCGCAATCTGAGCGGAACAGAACGTAGGGTAAACATTGCCCAACAAGGGCTATAAGCAATGCTGGGTTTGTGCTAAATCCGAAAGCAGTTGTATATTTACGAAGTCGCCAAAACTTTGTTTTGGCGATAAAATGAAAATTTAAGTAAAAAACAAAGTTTTGGCTTATTGCGAATTCGAAAATGATTGCATTTTTGCCCCGCACTGCTCATAGCCGAGACGTTGTGGCCTATGTAGAAGGGTTTTCAATAAAACGGAATCGAAACCCAAAAATTGACGTTCCGACCAGGAATAATCCGAAATAAATCCAGCGGAATAAATTGCGGACGGATTAAAGAAAAAAATATCGAAACGAATTTTATCGGAACTGATACCGGTTCAGCGGACTTGAAAAAGTAGCGGATAAAAAAAGAAAGATTTCAATCAGGTCGGAAAAAATAAAATCATTGCGTCGGACTTTTATCAGCGGAACGCAAGCAACGGCGGAAAAGAAAGCTTATTTGCGAAATCTGTGTTTTAATCATCGAAAACAAGTGATTTTCTTCGATGGCCAGTGAAAGAGAAAAAAAGAGAATGCAAGCAGAACGCAATCGGAGCGAGGAAACACAGGCCACAACATTAGCTAAAAGCAATGCGGGATAAGCGTCAAACCAAAAAGCAATTGTATATTTACGAAGTCGCCAAAACTTTTTGACGATTAGAACAAAAAAAATTAAGAACAAAAGTTTTGGCTTATTGCGAGTCCGAAAATGATTGCATTTTTGCCCCGCACTGCTCATAGCCGAGACGTTGCCCGATATTTAGAATAAAAAAAATCAACAATGGAAAACCCGCGGAAAAGCGTTCGATTTTTTTTTCAAAATTTAGTCTTTTAAGAAAAAAAAAAGTTGCTCGGACTGGATTGCGGAACCGAGAAATGGTCCATCGGACTTAAAAACGTAGCGGAAAAAAGAGAGAAAGATTTCTCAGGATTTCGGAAAGGAACCAATCATTGCGTCGGACTTTTATCAGCGGAACGCAAGCAACAGCGGAAAAGAACGCTTATTTGCGAAATCTGTGCTTTAATCATCGAATGCAGATGATTTTCTTCGATGGCTAGTGAAAGAGAAAAAAAGCAGAGCGGAAGCGGAACGAAGGGGAACGCATAAAAACATCGGGCAACATTAGCTATAAGCAATGCGGGATAAGTGCCAAACCGAAAAGCAGTTGTATATTTACGAGGTCGCCAAAACTTCTTGGCGATTAGAAAAAAAAAAGAAATTTAAGAACAAAAGTTTTGGCTTATTGCTGGTTCGAAAATGATTGCATTTTTGCCCCGCACTGCTCATAGCCGAGACGTTGTGCGTAAGCTAAAATAAAATGACAAAACTCACATTAATAATTCTACTAATAAATGTCACTTTATTCGGTCAAACAAATCCTAATGAATTTTTAGTAAGTGGAAATCTACAGGTACTTTTCGGAAAGGACTTACTTACGCCGGAAATTGCGTCAATAGTTCTCCTTCCAAATAATCGTATCACAGAAATTGAGAGCAATGGGAATTATAAATTCGAGAACCTAAAAAATGGAATGTATAAAATAATGGTTATCGATTATAATCCCGAGCCAAAGCAATTCGAATTCGAAATAAATTCAGCTTCGGTATCGGATTTTAATTTGATTGTAAATGCAAATTGTGAAGTTAATAAAGAGGTTGCAGAAGGAGATATTCAAAAGGATAAACCAAGATTGCTTTTAATAAGCGGAATTGCGCCTTGGGTATCTCAAGAGGACGGAAAGTTCGCAAAAAAGTATGGAATTCAATTTCAAGACTTTGGAGATACACCACCTGCGGAGGAATGTGTAAAACAATATAACAAAACAATTTTTGAATTTCTGGACAATAAATTTGGAGGAAATTGGAGAAAAGAAGTGAGAGATGACGTTATCGGGCTCCAATAAAGCCTACGCACAACATTAGCTATAAGCAATGCGGGATAAGTGCAAAACCCGAAAGCAGTTGTATATTTACGAAGTCGCCAAAACTTTTTGGCGACTTGAATAATAAGAAACTAAAGAACAAAAGTTTTGGCTTATCGCTGGTTCGAAAATGTTTGCATTTTTGCCCCGCACTGCTCATAGCCCAAACGTTAGCACCAAGCTGAAAAAAATATGGAATGAAAAAAATAATTACATTACTGTGCTTATCACTGACCATTATTAAGTTGTCGGCTCAGGATACAACCCCAAAGGTTTCTGGGCAAATTGAAATTTCCATAAAGCAAGGAACTATTGAGGGAGATTTGATTTTAAGTAATATTCCAGCAATCAAAGATTATTTAATCCGACTAAATTCAGGACTTAATATTTTACATTTCAGAAGTTTAGAGCCTAATAATTTCTTAATAAGTTATAATGTAGCTCATAATGATACTCTGACCTACGGAGAGTCAAAAGCTTATTATTTTCCTGACAATTCCAGAAAGAATAAATTTTTACCGAATAGTATCCAAGTAAAATATGTCGGCAAATACCCTGTGATAAAAGACACTCTTAAAAATTACAGTCAATATGATTGGAAAGGAAATATAGCATTTAACCATAATTCCATTAGAACTGACGGATTACAATCAGCTTGGTATCCCATACTTTATGACATATCTAATGATATTGTATATGATAATGTTAAATATGATATTGAAATTACCTGTAACGACTGTACCACTCTATACATAAATGGCAATAGACCCATAAAAGCACAAAACCATAGATTTAAAAGTGAGATTGCCAGAGAATTAACTCTCTTCTGCGGCAATTATGATTTCTCAAATATGGAAGACACTTATATTTTAAACCCAAATTTAACCAATAAACAAATAAATGATTTTACCGATTTAATAAATTCATACAAGAAATTTTATACCAATAAACTCGAAATTCCTTTTGACCAATCTGTCTCCTTCATAGAAACGACACCAACTTCTAAAAAGAATGGTTGGCTGTTCGTTTCTTATCCAACAATAGCAAATATCGGTTGGGGTGATAATGGTCTAAAAAGCCTATTTAATCCTCAAATTCAAAATTGGTACAGACCTTTCATTGCCCACGAGCTTGGGCATTATTATTTCGGAACCTATAAAGTATTCAACTCCGAACTTGGAGATATGATAAGTGAAGGTTTTGCGGAGTTTCTGTCTCTTGAACTAACCAAAGAAATAATTGGGACAGAAGTTTACGAAAGCAAAATGGCTTATAAAATCAAAGAGTTAGACGATTTTAGTCCTATTCCAATTGGTAAAATAAAAGGAAAGTCCGATTATGATGACCGAGAACTATATGTTTATTATTATGCCCCAATAGTTTTCACAGCTATCGAAAAAGAAATTGGGGAGGAAAAAATGTGGAATTGGATAAAAGCCATATTAAAAACAGAAACCAATTTCACGAATTACGAATTTTTAATCTCAACTTTAAGAACCGTCCTGAACAATAAACAACAAATAGAATTGATAGAAAATCAATATCTAATAAGTGAAGAATCATTGAAAAACGCACTTGAAAGAATAAAACAGAAGTAAAGCCAGGTGCTAACAATGCATAAACGCAATAGCGGGTAAGTGCAGAACCCAAATGTAATTTTATATATTTAAGGTCTGGTATAAATTGAAAAGACAGTGCGCCAATCCCGCTACTGCGTTTATACGAGACGTTGCCAGTAATGCAAGAAAAATTCACAAGTTTCCATATAATTCAACTTTTTGACTTACCTTTGTCTTTTAAAAAGGACAAACAAACAGAATGAATCCGAAATTTGAAGTTATTTTCCTTGAACAAGCGATTGACTTTATGGCAAAAATTGACCCTATGCCAAAAGCTAAGATTTACTACAACATCGACAAGGCCAAATTGACCAACGACCCAAAACTTTTTAAAAAACTAAAAGGTGAAATATGGGAATTTAGGACAAAATATATCGGACTTCAATACAGACTTCTCGCTTTCTGGGACAAAACTGACAAAGAAGAAACCCTTGTCCTAGCGACCCACGGAATTATTAAGAAAACAGATAAAGTGCCTAAAGCTGATATAGAAAAGGCGAAAAAGATTATGGCGGAATATTTTGCCCAAAAAGATTAAAGTTATGGAAACAAAAAAGAAGAAAATGAAAATGATGACGCTTGACCAAATGAAAGACCAAGACCTTGGAAAAATTGGAACAGCCGAGCGTGATAAATACGAATTTGACTTGCGAATGGAAGTCTTGGGAGATATGATAAAATCCGTCCGAAAAGAACGTAAATTAACGCAAGAACAACTCGGAGAATTAATTGGAGTTCAGAAATCCCAAATTTCAAAATTAGAGCGGAATACAAAAAATGTTACAATCGAAACAATTTTAAAAGTATTCGGAGCCTTGAAAGCGAACGTAAAATTCAGCGTGGAAATGAACGAATCCGAATTCACCGTGGCGTAAGCACTACTGGCAACATTGCATAAACGCAATAGCGGGTAAGTGCTTAACCCCAAGGTAACTTTATAAATTTAAAGTCTGGTATAAATCAAAAAGTCAGTGCGTCAATCCCGCTACTGCGCTTATACTAAACGTTGCCCGATATTTAGAATAAAAAAATCAACAATGGAAAACCAGCGGAAAAGCGTTCGATTTTTTTTGAAAATTTGGTCTTTTAAGAAAAAAAAGTTGCTCGGACTGGATTGCGAAACGGAAAACTGGTTCAGCGGACTTAAAAACGTAGCGGAAAAAAGAGAAAGATTTCTCAGGATTTCGGAAAAGAAACCAATCATTGCGTCGGACTTTTATCACAAGAACGCAAGCAGCAGCGGAAAAGAAAGCCTATTTGCGAAATCTGTGTTTTAATCATCAAACACAAGTGATTATCTTAGATGGCCTGTGAATAGATAAAAAGCAGAGCGGAAGGAGAACGGAGGGGAATGCATATAAACATCGGGCAACAATGGCTATAAGCAATGCGGGATAAGTGGAAAATCCAAAAGCAGTTGTATATTTACGAGGTCGCCAAAACTTTTTGGCGATTGGAACAAAAAAGAAATTTAATAACAAAAGTTTTGGCTTAGTGCGAATTCGAAAATAATTGCATTTTTGCCCCGCACTGCTCATAGCCGAGACGTTGGGCAATATTGAGAAAGAGAAAATTGTAGTCGGAAAACAGCGGAAAAGGGGTCCGATTTTTTTTTGGAAAATGGTGTTTTAAAGGAAAAAACCAAAATGTTTCTCGAACTAAATTGCGGAACGGAAAAAAAAGAAGTTTTCGGAACTTTTGCCATTGGACAGGATTTCGAGAAAAGCCATTCAACTCAAGGAAAGTTCGTGAAAGAAAGAAAAAAATCCAGCGGACTTTTAGCAACGGATTCTGAATTTGTTTGGAGGAAAATCAGCCATCAGAATAGATAAACGACTAAAGCCAGTTTAATTTTGCGATGGCTATTGAAAGATTAAAAAAAAGAAAAAAAAGAAGCGCAATCTGAGCGGAACAGAACGTAGGGTAAACATTGCCCAACAAGGGCTATAAGCAATGCTGGGTTTGTGCTAAATCCGAAAGCAGTTGTATATTTACGAAGTCGCCAAAACTTTGTTTTGGCGATAAAATGAAAATTTAAGTAAAAAACAAAGTTTTGGCTTATTGCGAATTCGAAAATGATTGCATTTTTGCCCCGCACTGCTCATAGCCGAGACGTTGCCTGTCATTTAAGGAGATAAGATCATAAAGAAAAATGTACGTTTTTTTCAATTTTTTTCGGACACTTAAGCGGATCTGAACAACATAGCGGAATCGAGTAAAAAGACTTCCAATCAATACGCAAGCAACAACGGAATCGGTCCGATGCCTTGAGCAACAGAGCGGAGCAACGCCGAAACTTTAGCTCGTTGCGGAATTAAGGGAAAGAGAATAAAATTTCGGAAACCCACTGACAAAGTCGGATTTCAATGACCAACCAGTTACTGTGCGGAACAATGATGGAAACAGCGCACAAAAACGCCAGGCAACATCGGTTATAAGCAATGCGGGATAAACGCTTAATCCAAAAGCAGTTGTATATTTGCGAAGTCGCCAAAATTTCATTTTGGCGACAATAAAAAAATAAAGTAAAAAATAAAATTTTGGCTTATTGCGAGCTCGAAAATGATTGCATTTTTGCCCCGCACTGCCCATAACCCAGCCCGTTGCCTGTCATTTAAGGAGATAAGATCATAAAGAAAAATGTACGTTTTTTTCAATTTTTTTCGGACACTTAAGCGGATCTGAACAACATAGCGGAATCGAGTAAAAAGACTTCCAATCAATACGCAAGCAACGGCGGAATCGGTCCGATGCCTTGAGCAACAGAGCGGAGCAACGCCGAAACTTTAGCTCGGTTGCGGAATTTAGGGAAAGAGAATGAAATTTCGGAAACCCACTGACAAAGTCGGATTCCAATGACCAAGCAGTTACTGTGCGGAACAATGATGGAAACAGCGCACAAAAACGCCAGGCAACATCGGTTATAAGCAATGCGGGATAAATGCTTAATCCAATAGCAGTCGTATATTTACGAGGTCGCCAAAATTTCATTTTGACGACAATAAAAAAATAAAGTAAAAAATAAAATTTTGGCTTATTGCGAGCTCGAAAAGGATTGCATTTTTGCCCCGCACTGCCCATAACCCAGCCCGTTGCCAGTAATGCAAGAAAAATTCACAGGTTTCCATATAATTCAACTTTTTGACTTACCTTTGTCTTTTAAAAAGGACAAACAAACAGAATGAATCCGAAATTTGAAGTTATTTTCCTTGAACAAGCGATTGACTTTATGGCAAAAATTGACCCTAAGCCAAAAGCTAAGATTTACTACAACATCGACAAGGCCAAATTGACCCACGACCCAAAACTTTTTAAAAAACTAAAAGGTGAAATATGGGAATTTAGGACAAAATATATCGGACTTCAATACAGACTTCTCGCTTTCTGGGACAAAACTGACAAAGAAGAAACCCTTGTCCTAGCGACCCACGGAATTATTAAGAAAACAGATAAAGTGCCTAAAGCTGATATAGAAAAGGCGAAAAAGATTATGGCGGAATATTTTGCCCAAAAAGAATAGGTTATGGAAACAAAAAAGAAAAAAATGAAAATGATGACCCTTGACCAAATGAAGGATAAGGATTTGGGAGAGATTGGAACACCTGAGCGCGATAAATACGAGTTCGACTTGAAAATGGAAGTCTTGGGCGATATGATAAAGTCGGTCCGGAAAGAAAGAAATTTGACACAAGAACAACTCGGAGAATTAATTGGGGTTCAGAAATCCCAAATCTCAAAATTAGAGCGGAATACAAAAAATGTAACAATCGAAACCATTTTAAAAGTATTCGGAGCCTTGAAAGCGAACGTAAAATTCAGCGTTGAAATGAACGAATCGGAGTTCACAGTGGCTTAAGCACTACTGGCAACAATGCATAAACGCAATAGCGGGTAAGTCCTTAGCCCAAAAGTAATTTTATATATTTAAGGTCTGGTATAAATCGAAAAGTCAGTGCGCCAATCCCGCTACTGCGTTTATACGAGACGTCAGACTGCGCAATAACCTCCCTTTCTTGATAACTTTGTTGATTACCTTTTAGTGCATTGCCCAGATCGCATTAAGATATTGGCTATCTTGATGTTATGGAATTTATAACAGGATTTAATCGGGACCAATTGGTAATGATGGACTTTGAGTCTTGCGTAGGGCTGGAGTCCTGGGCGCGTACCGTTGATATGTTCGTGGATATCCTTCCTATGGAGGAACTGGGCTTTAGGGACGTGCTCAACTCCGAGGGAAGGCCTCCCTACCATTCGTCGGATATGCTCAAGCTCAAGGTCCGTAATCCTGCACCGCAACATCATCAACGTGGGCTATAACGTACTGGCAGGCTGCGATGCAAAGCACAAGCTATTTGTGAACAACGATACCGGGAGCGTGAACGATACCCATGCGCTCTCCCCAATGGCACTGGACGCCAAGGAACTCCTGGGCGTGGAAAGTATGGACATCCTTACCGATAAGGGATACACCACCGCCAAGCATCTGGATATCTGCACCAGGAACGGGATCACGCCCTATTCCTCACCCAAGGACCATTCTTCGCACCACAACGGACGCTATCCAATGGTCGATTTCAAGTATGATGGTATACAGGACACCTACACCTGTCCGGCGGATCAGGTACTGGCCACCAATGGAAGTATCTACGATAAGGCGGGCCACAAGGTCAAGCACTACAAGAACAGGGAGGCCTGCGGGGCATGTCCCGTCAGAGCGCTGTGCACCACAAACAAGAACGGGCGCTTTATAGAGCGCTCCATTTACCAGGAGGCTCTGGACGAGAACCAAAAAAGAGTGGAAGCAAGACCAGAATATTATAGGCTCAGGCAACAGGTAACCGAGCACCAGTTTGGGACACTGAAAAGGCAATGGGGTTTTACCCATACATTGATGAGGGGGAAACAAAATGTACTCTCCGAGGTTAACCTGATGATGATCTGTTATAACCTCACCCGGCTTGTATCCATTCTGGGCCCAGAGGTATTGAAAAACAGGCTGAAAAGGCTTGTGCCCGGATTTTCGGCCCTATTTGAAGCGGTTTGGGCCCACATGAACAGCTTTCTTTTACCACCCAATACCTATCCAAATTTTAAACCTACAAGAAATACAGTCCTAACGGCTCTCTAAATAGCAATTGATTCATTAGTTTTAATCCGAATTGAGTTGATGCACAGACTCACGTTGTGCACAAGCTCAAAAAACCGATAATAAATGGAACATTATAGACTTGAATTTAGTGAAGATCAACAATGGTTAAGATTAGACAACTATAGTCATCCAGCAAACACCAACGGATTCATAACTGTAATGGAAAAATGTACCGACAGAGAATGTCATATTTTCGAAGCCTTTTTGACAAGAAGTGATGGAATATTATTAGGCGATTCGAAAATTAAGTATCGAAATGTGGACGTCTTGGAAGCAGTTCAAGAATTAGAGACATTTCTTAAAACTCTATCAGAATACAATCTATCCATTTCATCTAAATGAATATTCAAAATAAATCTTTGGAGGAATTAGAAAATGATTATTGGGATGAAGAAATTGAATTCCCTTCTGACCTTGTAATTAAATGTCATAAATATCGAAAAATACCGATTAAGAACTTAACAATTGAACACTTAAGACTTCTGATTTCCCAACAAATCGGAACGGAATATTTAATCGGAATTGCACTCGAAAAACTCGAACAGAATATATTGACTGAAGGCGATTTTTACGAAGGTGATTTACTTATATCTGTTTCAAGTTTACCAACGGAATTTTGGGCTGAAAAACAAAATAAATTTCGGACTTATAAAAGTTTAGTAGAACGGAATTCTGAATTGATAAAGACCGAACTCGGTTTAAAGAAATTTGACCAAATTAATGAAAACATAAAAGCCAGTGCACAACAATGGCTATAAGCAATGCGGGATAAGTGCCAAATCCAGAAGCAGTTGTAAATTTACGAAGTCGCCAAAACTTTTTGGCGATTTGAATAATAAGAAACTAAAGAACAAAAGTTTTGGCTTATTGCGAGTCCGAAAATGAATGCATTTTTGCCCCGCACTGCTCATAGCCGTACAATTAAAAAAATGAAGAAAAACGAAAAAGACTTACTTATTTGGCTTCTTATTTTGGCAATAGTTTTTATTGTTTTAATCAAATTTGTATTAGCGGATATAACCGAAATATTAGATAAAGGAAGTGAGTTTGGAGAGATTATATATAATTTAAGTTTAGCATATATTTCGAGTTATATATTTTATCAAATTGTAGTAGCAATTCCTCAAAAAAGAAATGAAAAAAACATTCACGAAAGCACAAGTTTTATATCATATGGAATTATTCATAGTGGAAGTAGAATAGTTAAACCAAAAAAATCACAGGAAGCCTATTTGGATATTACTGATTCAGCAAATGAAATTAGTGAGTCTGAATTTGAAAACATTTGTAAATCAATTGGTTTATATGACACATTTGACTTCAAATGGACTAAAAGCGAAATCAGTCAAATCACTTACTTGGAGCATTTTAAAAAAACAAGAAAGAAAATAATAGAGAACAAATCTGAATTATTTGCTTTTATGCCTCATTTAGAAACTGAACATATTAAATTAATTAATGAAATTGTTCAAAGTCCATTTATATCTATGGGACATCACTATTTAGAAAATGAAAAAATATTAGATAAGAAAGAAAAATTGGATTTTATGTTTCCAATGCTTTTTGACTTTTACACTAAAATCAGAAGATTAAATAAGTATATGAACGGAATAAAACTGTAGCCAACACCGTATATAATCCATTGCTAGTACTGGCTTACTTACGAAAACCCTCGCGGATTTTCTATCTGTTTTTTATTTGCTAACTTTCGTGCTTATACACGCCACTTATCATATACAAACACGTTGTGCGTCAGCTGAAAAAAAATCCCCTCTTCATTAAAAAGTTGCGAAATTTAGCAACTTACTGTAACAATATTTTTAGAAAGTGCTGATGATTTTATAAAAAATCTCGACGCCAAAACCCGAAAGAAAGTATTTTATAATGTAAGATTAGCTGAAAAATCAAATGACCCCAAACTTTTCAAAAAGTTAACAGATGAGATATGGGAATTTAGAATCCCATTTTCAAACAAACAAATAAGATTGCTGGCTTTTTGGGATAAAAGAAAAAGTGAGGACACTTTAGTAATTGCAACAAATGGCTTTATAATAAAAACACAGAAAACCCCAAAAGCTGATATTAATAAAGCCAAAAAAATAATGAGTGAATACCTAAAAGATTAAAATTATGGCAAAATTGAAAGCATATAGCTTATCCGAAATGGAAGATAAATATAT includes:
- a CDS encoding FEKKY domain-containing protein, translated to MTKLTLIILLINVTLFGQTNPNEFLVSGNLQVLFGKDLLTPEIASIVLLPNNRITEIESNGNYKFENLKNGMYKIMVIDYNPEPKQFEFEINSASVSDFNLIVNANCEVNKEVAEGDIQKDKPRLLLISGIAPWVSQEDGKFAKKYGIQFQDFGDTPPAEECVKQYNKTIFEFLDNKFGGNWRKEVRDDVIGLQ
- a CDS encoding gluzincin family metallopeptidase; the encoded protein is MKKIITLLCLSLTIIKLSAQDTTPKVSGQIEISIKQGTIEGDLILSNIPAIKDYLIRLNSGLNILHFRSLEPNNFLISYNVAHNDTLTYGESKAYYFPDNSRKNKFLPNSIQVKYVGKYPVIKDTLKNYSQYDWKGNIAFNHNSIRTDGLQSAWYPILYDISNDIVYDNVKYDIEITCNDCTTLYINGNRPIKAQNHRFKSEIARELTLFCGNYDFSNMEDTYILNPNLTNKQINDFTDLINSYKKFYTNKLEIPFDQSVSFIETTPTSKKNGWLFVSYPTIANIGWGDNGLKSLFNPQIQNWYRPFIAHELGHYYFGTYKVFNSELGDMISEGFAEFLSLELTKEIIGTEVYESKMAYKIKELDDFSPIPIGKIKGKSDYDDRELYVYYYAPIVFTAIEKEIGEEKMWNWIKAILKTETNFTNYEFLISTLRTVLNNKQQIELIENQYLISEESLKNALERIKQK
- a CDS encoding type II toxin-antitoxin system RelE/ParE family toxin, coding for MNPKFEVIFLEQAIDFMAKIDPMPKAKIYYNIDKAKLTNDPKLFKKLKGEIWEFRTKYIGLQYRLLAFWDKTDKEETLVLATHGIIKKTDKVPKADIEKAKKIMAEYFAQKD
- a CDS encoding helix-turn-helix domain-containing protein — translated: METKKKKMKMMTLDQMKDQDLGKIGTAERDKYEFDLRMEVLGDMIKSVRKERKLTQEQLGELIGVQKSQISKLERNTKNVTIETILKVFGALKANVKFSVEMNESEFTVA
- a CDS encoding type II toxin-antitoxin system RelE/ParE family toxin; protein product: MNPKFEVIFLEQAIDFMAKIDPKPKAKIYYNIDKAKLTHDPKLFKKLKGEIWEFRTKYIGLQYRLLAFWDKTDKEETLVLATHGIIKKTDKVPKADIEKAKKIMAEYFAQKE
- a CDS encoding helix-turn-helix domain-containing protein, which encodes METKKKKMKMMTLDQMKDKDLGEIGTPERDKYEFDLKMEVLGDMIKSVRKERNLTQEQLGELIGVQKSQISKLERNTKNVTIETILKVFGALKANVKFSVEMNESEFTVA
- a CDS encoding transposase, whose protein sequence is MGYNVLAGCDAKHKLFVNNDTGSVNDTHALSPMALDAKELLGVESMDILTDKGYTTAKHLDICTRNGITPYSSPKDHSSHHNGRYPMVDFKYDGIQDTYTCPADQVLATNGSIYDKAGHKVKHYKNREACGACPVRALCTTNKNGRFIERSIYQEALDENQKRVEARPEYYRLRQQVTEHQFGTLKRQWGFTHTLMRGKQNVLSEVNLMMICYNLTRLVSILGPEVLKNRLKRLVPGFSALFEAVWAHMNSFLLPPNTYPNFKPTRNTVLTAL
- a CDS encoding contact-dependent growth inhibition system immunity protein, translating into MNIQNKSLEELENDYWDEEIEFPSDLVIKCHKYRKIPIKNLTIEHLRLLISQQIGTEYLIGIALEKLEQNILTEGDFYEGDLLISVSSLPTEFWAEKQNKFRTYKSLVERNSELIKTELGLKKFDQINENIKASAQQWL
- a CDS encoding type II toxin-antitoxin system RelE/ParE family toxin — protein: MKNLDAKTRKKVFYNVRLAEKSNDPKLFKKLTDEIWEFRIPFSNKQIRLLAFWDKRKSEDTLVIATNGFIIKTQKTPKADINKAKKIMSEYLKD